In Pseudophryne corroboree isolate aPseCor3 chromosome 3, aPseCor3.hap2, whole genome shotgun sequence, a genomic segment contains:
- the LOC135054816 gene encoding gastrula zinc finger protein XlCGF57.1-like has protein sequence MSSDPSNHNPIDAKCFSQDTKLIALKPAKKHKKRFSCSHCEKCFKFKSALGIHERTHTGEKPFKCCKCGKCFAVRSRLVTHEKSHIGDKPFQCLECGKCFTLKTTLVSHQTVHTGVKPFSCSECGKCFAQKSSLVTHQRGHTGERRFSCSECEKCFIHKSALGIHERTHTGAKPFKCCKCGKCFAVRSRLVTHERSHIGDKPFQCVECGKWFTLKTTLVSHQTVHTGVKPFPCSECGKCFTQKASLVTHQRSHTGERPFSCSECGKCFIHKSSFVAHQRSHTGESQYSCSECGKNFVNKSSLVLHGRIHTGEKPFACSECGKCFSCKSLLVGHETVHTGVKPFSCSECGKNFRDKWTLTMHQRSHTGEKPFPCSECGKCFTNKSHLVSHLSVHTGKPFPCSECGKCYAKHATLVIHQRYHTGEKPFACSECGKHFIEKAALIMHERIHTGEKPFPCSECGKCFSDKSVLVAHKRIHTGEKPFSCAECGKCFSDKSVLVAHKRSHTGEKPFSCAECGKCFIIKSSLLAHERIHTGEKPFSCAECGKWFTQKSHLVRHQKSPRCKANFML, from the coding sequence ATGTCATCGGATCCCTCTAATCACAatcctatagatgccaaatgtttttcaCAGGACACAAAGCTTATTGCCCTCAAGCCAGCTAAGAAACACAAGAAGCGATTTTCATGTTCTCATTGTGAGAAATGTTTTAAATTTAAATCAGCTCTTGGTATACATGAGAGAACTCAcactggtgagaaaccatttaaatgttgtAAGTGTGGCAAATGTTTTGCAGTCAGATCTCGTCTTGTTACACATGAGAAAAGTCACATCGGTGACAAACCATTTCAGTGtcttgaatgtgggaaatgttttacattgaAAACAACTCTTGTTTCACACCAAACAGTTCACACAGGTGTGAAAccgttttcatgttctgagtgtgggaaatgttttgcacagaaatcatctcttgttacacatcagagaggtCATACAGGTGAGAGACGATTTTCATGTTCAGAGTGTGAAAAATGTTTTATCCACAAATCAGCTCTTGGTATACATGAGAGAACTCACACTGGTGCAAAACCTTTTAAATGTTGTAAGTGTGGCAAATGTTTTGCAGTCAGATCTcgtcttgttacacatgagagaagtcacatcgGTGACAAACCATTTCAGTGtgttgagtgtgggaaatggtttacaTTGAAAACAACTCTTGTTTCACACCAAACAGTTCACACAGGTGTGaaaccgtttccatgttctgagtgtgggaaatgttttacacagaaagcatctcttgttacacatcagagaagtcatacaggtgagagaccattttcaTGTtcagagtgtggaaaatgttttatccACAAATCATcttttgttgcacatcagagaagtcacacaggtgagagccaATATtcatgttcagagtgtgggaaaaACTTCGTGAATAAATCATCTCTTGTTTTACATGGGCGAattcatacaggtgagaaaccatttgcatgttctgagtgtgggaaatgtttttcatgtaAATCACTTCTTGTTGGACATGAAACCGTTCACACTGGcgtgaagccattttcatgttctgagtgtgggaaaaattTTAGAGATAAATGGACTCTTACTatgcatcaaagaagtcacacaggtgagaaaccctttccatgttctgaatgtggcaaatgttttacaaataaatcacatcttgtttcacatctgagtgtacatacAGGTAAGCCGTTTCCATGCTCTGAATGCGGAAAATGTTATGCAAAACATGCgacacttgttatacatcagagatatcacacaggtgagaagccttttgcatgttctgagtgtgggaaacattTTATTGAAAAAGCAGCTCTCATTATGCATGAGAGAATTCAcacgggtgagaaaccatttccatgttctgagtgtggaaaatgtttttcagACAAATCTGTTCTTGTTGCACACAAGAGaattcacacaggggagaagccattttcatgtgctGAATGTGGAAAATGTTTTTCAGACAAATCTGTTCTTGTTGCAcacaagagaagtcacacaggggagaagccattttcatgtgcagagtgtgggaaatgttttataattAAATCGTCTCTTCTTGCGcatgagagaattcacacaggtgagaaaccgttttcgtgtgctgaatgtgggaaatggtttacacagaaatcacatcttgttagacatcagaagtCACCCAGGTGTAAAGCCAATTTCATGCTCTAA